One genomic region from Streptomyces sp. NBC_01431 encodes:
- a CDS encoding ABC transporter permease, with product MPESVLADAPAAKAPEQGPGRTGLFGGRIPLARLRDLALVPAIVVIAVVGQIVNPVFLQADNLINVLQTMSEIALLVLAQTMILIVKKMDLSLESTMGLAPGVAAWLVVPEGAGHGLGLLPGAWAVPVTLAVGLLIGGVNALLIIRFGLNGFIVTLGMLIVLRGVLTGISGGQTFFQLPPSMLYLGTTEWFGMPASIWVCLVLFAVAIVVLGWSSFGRSLYAIGGSVDAAKAAGIRTDRVLGIVIVTGSLLAALAGLLLSGRLASVASAQGNGYIFTVFAAAVIGGISLNGGKGTMFGAFSGILLLFMIQNVLTLAGVPAQWIGALNGLIILVALSISRITGGKVQE from the coding sequence ATGCCTGAATCCGTCCTCGCGGACGCGCCCGCCGCCAAGGCCCCGGAGCAAGGGCCGGGGCGCACCGGCCTGTTCGGCGGCCGGATACCGCTGGCCCGGCTGCGTGACCTCGCCCTCGTCCCGGCCATCGTGGTGATCGCGGTGGTCGGCCAGATCGTCAACCCGGTCTTCCTGCAGGCGGACAACCTCATCAACGTCCTGCAAACCATGTCCGAGATCGCCCTGCTTGTCCTCGCCCAGACGATGATCCTGATCGTCAAGAAGATGGACCTGTCGCTGGAGTCCACCATGGGCCTGGCACCCGGCGTGGCCGCGTGGCTGGTGGTCCCGGAAGGAGCGGGGCACGGACTCGGCCTGCTGCCCGGCGCCTGGGCGGTCCCCGTCACCCTTGCCGTGGGCCTGCTCATCGGGGGCGTCAACGCCCTGCTGATCATCCGCTTCGGCCTCAACGGCTTCATCGTGACCCTCGGCATGCTGATCGTGCTGCGCGGCGTCCTCACCGGGATCTCAGGGGGCCAGACCTTCTTCCAGCTGCCGCCGTCGATGCTCTACCTGGGCACCACCGAATGGTTCGGGATGCCGGCCTCCATCTGGGTCTGTCTGGTGCTCTTCGCCGTCGCCATCGTCGTTCTGGGCTGGTCCAGCTTCGGGCGTTCGCTGTACGCGATCGGCGGCAGCGTGGACGCCGCCAAGGCCGCCGGGATCCGCACCGACCGGGTGCTGGGCATCGTCATCGTCACCGGCAGCCTGCTGGCCGCCCTCGCCGGCCTCCTGCTGTCCGGGCGCCTCGCCTCCGTCGCATCCGCCCAGGGCAACGGCTACATCTTCACCGTCTTCGCCGCCGCCGTGATCGGCGGGATCAGCCTCAACGGCGGCAAGGGCACCATGTTCGGGGCCTTCAGCGGCATCCTGCTGCTGTTCATGATCCAGAACGTACTGACCCTCGCGGGCGTGCCCGCACAGTGGATCGGCGCGCTCAACGGCCTGATCATCCTGGTCGCCCTGTCGATCTCGCGCATCACCGGCGGCAAAGTCCAGGAGTGA
- a CDS encoding zinc-dependent alcohol dehydrogenase → MTLAVRYTAARTLDTAPAQTRPPGPGEVELAPAYVGICGTDLHIFHGDMDARVATPAVLGHEMSGQVIRVGPGVEGWSPGDAVTVMPLRWDGTCPACASGHHHICQHLDFIGIDSPGAMQQRWTVPAHTLVRLPAALALDRAALVEPTAVAVHDVGRAHVTDGERVVVVGGGPVGVLIALVARAAGADVRVVEPSPHRRALAQKIGLFTWDPATEDVADLVARWTQGAGADVAFEVSGAAAGVDTAVEALGVRGRLCLVAIHPRPREVNLHRFFWRELTLVGARLYDRADFERAVTLVADGTIPATALISKVVPLTEAPAAFEALEAGGDVMKILVDCADGQQGAVA, encoded by the coding sequence ATGACACTCGCCGTCCGCTACACGGCCGCCCGCACTCTGGACACGGCACCGGCCCAGACCCGTCCCCCCGGCCCCGGCGAGGTGGAACTCGCGCCCGCCTACGTCGGGATCTGCGGCACCGACCTGCACATCTTCCATGGCGACATGGACGCGAGGGTGGCCACACCCGCCGTCCTCGGACACGAGATGTCCGGCCAGGTCATACGGGTCGGGCCGGGCGTCGAAGGCTGGTCACCCGGTGACGCGGTGACCGTGATGCCCCTGCGCTGGGACGGCACCTGCCCGGCCTGCGCCTCGGGCCACCACCACATCTGCCAGCACCTCGACTTCATCGGCATCGATTCCCCGGGCGCGATGCAGCAGCGCTGGACCGTCCCCGCGCACACCCTCGTCCGCCTGCCCGCCGCCCTCGCCCTGGACCGGGCCGCCCTCGTGGAGCCCACCGCCGTGGCCGTGCACGACGTGGGCCGCGCCCACGTCACGGATGGCGAGCGGGTCGTCGTGGTCGGCGGCGGCCCGGTCGGCGTGCTCATCGCGCTGGTCGCGCGGGCCGCCGGAGCGGACGTACGCGTCGTGGAGCCGAGCCCCCACCGGCGTGCGCTGGCCCAGAAGATCGGCCTGTTCACCTGGGACCCCGCCACCGAGGACGTGGCCGACCTGGTGGCGCGGTGGACGCAAGGAGCCGGCGCGGACGTCGCCTTCGAGGTGTCCGGCGCGGCGGCGGGCGTCGACACCGCGGTCGAGGCGCTGGGCGTGCGCGGCCGCCTGTGCCTGGTGGCGATTCACCCCCGGCCCCGCGAGGTGAACCTGCACCGCTTCTTCTGGCGCGAACTCACCCTGGTCGGCGCCCGGTTGTACGACCGCGCCGATTTCGAGCGGGCGGTGACGCTGGTCGCGGACGGCACGATCCCCGCCACGGCACTGATCAGCAAGGTCGTGCCGCTCACCGAGGCTCCCGCCGCCTTCGAGGCGCTGGAGGCGGGCGGTGACGTGATGAAGATCCTCGTGGACTGCGCCGACGGACAGCAGGGAGCAGTGGCATGA
- a CDS encoding FadR/GntR family transcriptional regulator — MSLTDRAIERIRELIRTGALPPGSKLPPEPELAAQLGLSRNLAREAVKALAVARVLEVRRGDGTYVTSLEPSLLFEGLGGAVELLQTDSAALLDLMEVRRLLEPAATGLAATRITDDQLAEVKHHLDAMREARADVEQLNAHDAAFHRTVVAATGNDSLLTLLEGISGRTLRARIWRGLVDDEAGGRTLAEHEAIFLALSTRDAALSQAAALLHVTNTQRWLQEHVRSAEPPLRSTARRPLHTTSHPR; from the coding sequence ATGTCTTTGACCGACAGGGCGATCGAGCGGATTCGTGAACTGATCCGTACCGGTGCGCTGCCCCCGGGCTCGAAGCTGCCGCCGGAGCCGGAACTCGCGGCGCAGCTGGGGCTGTCCCGCAACCTGGCACGCGAGGCGGTCAAGGCGCTGGCCGTGGCACGGGTCCTTGAGGTCCGGCGGGGTGACGGCACCTACGTCACCAGCCTGGAGCCGAGCCTGCTGTTCGAGGGGCTGGGCGGCGCCGTCGAGCTCCTGCAGACGGACTCGGCAGCCCTCCTTGACCTCATGGAGGTCCGCCGGCTCCTCGAACCGGCCGCGACCGGCCTGGCCGCCACCCGGATCACCGACGATCAGCTGGCCGAGGTCAAGCACCATCTGGATGCCATGCGCGAAGCCCGCGCCGACGTCGAGCAGCTCAACGCCCATGACGCGGCCTTCCACCGCACCGTCGTCGCGGCGACGGGCAACGACTCGTTGCTCACCCTCCTGGAGGGCATCTCGGGCCGTACGCTGCGGGCCCGGATCTGGCGCGGCCTGGTCGACGACGAGGCCGGGGGCCGCACCCTTGCCGAGCACGAGGCGATCTTCTTGGCCCTGTCCACCCGGGACGCTGCCCTCAGCCAGGCCGCCGCGCTCCTGCACGTCACCAACACCCAGCGGTGGCTGCAGGAACACGTGCGCTCCGCCGAGCCGCCCCTGAGGAGCACGGCCAGGCGCCCGCTCCATACGACGTCGCATCCGCGCTGA
- a CDS encoding sugar ABC transporter substrate-binding protein, whose protein sequence is MRLRTALCSTASTLSALALLTACGGSGASAAGGSPLVGVDYPRSDTDFWNSYIKYAPEYGKQLGLSLKTTNSQNDIAKLTANAQTFISQGVKGLAMAPQDTAAIAPTLAQLEAKKIPVVTVDTRPDSGKVFMVVRADNRAYGEKACAYLGTKLGGKGKVVMLEGGLDSINGRDRTEAFNTCMKQKYPDITVFGEATSWDGAVAAQKLQTDLTAHPDIKGIYMQSSFALSGTLQVLKQKSLLVDPKDSKHVFVVSNDGISEELKDIAAGHVDATVSQPADLYAKYALYYLKAAIDGKTFKPGRTDHDSTIVQVRDGLLEDQLSAPLVTADGGTYGGIPSLKSDDKSLWGNNLN, encoded by the coding sequence ATGAGACTCAGAACCGCCCTGTGCTCCACCGCCTCGACCCTGTCCGCCCTGGCGCTCCTCACCGCCTGCGGCGGCTCGGGCGCCTCCGCGGCGGGCGGTTCGCCGCTGGTCGGGGTCGACTATCCGCGTTCCGACACCGACTTCTGGAACTCGTACATCAAGTACGCGCCGGAGTACGGCAAGCAGCTTGGCCTCTCGCTCAAGACCACCAACTCGCAGAACGACATCGCCAAGCTCACCGCGAACGCGCAGACGTTCATCAGCCAGGGCGTCAAGGGCCTCGCCATGGCCCCGCAGGACACGGCCGCCATCGCGCCGACGCTGGCGCAGCTGGAGGCCAAGAAGATCCCGGTCGTCACCGTGGACACCCGCCCCGACAGCGGAAAGGTCTTCATGGTCGTCCGGGCCGACAACCGCGCGTACGGCGAGAAGGCCTGCGCGTACCTCGGCACCAAGCTCGGCGGCAAGGGCAAGGTCGTGATGCTGGAGGGCGGCCTCGACTCCATCAACGGCCGTGACCGTACAGAGGCGTTCAACACGTGCATGAAACAGAAGTATCCGGACATCACGGTGTTCGGCGAGGCCACGAGCTGGGACGGCGCCGTCGCCGCACAGAAGCTCCAGACGGACCTGACCGCCCATCCGGACATCAAGGGCATCTACATGCAGTCCAGCTTCGCGCTGTCCGGGACCCTCCAAGTCCTCAAGCAGAAGAGCCTGTTGGTCGACCCGAAGGACAGCAAGCACGTCTTCGTCGTCTCCAACGACGGTATCTCCGAGGAACTGAAGGACATCGCCGCCGGGCACGTCGACGCCACCGTCTCCCAGCCGGCCGACCTCTACGCCAAGTACGCCCTCTACTACCTCAAGGCCGCGATCGACGGGAAGACCTTCAAGCCCGGCAGGACGGACCACGACAGCACCATCGTCCAGGTCCGCGACGGGCTGCTCGAAGACCAGCTCTCGGCTCCGCTCGTCACCGCCGACGGCGGCACGTACGGCGGCATCCCCAGTCTCAAGAGCGACGACAAGTCCCTGTGGGGCAACAACCTGAACTGA
- a CDS encoding aldo/keto reductase — protein MTHQSTGRRAIRGTAVELTGLGFGASTIGNLYKLTPAEDAAAAVEASWQAGIRYFDTAPHYGLGLSERRLGAALRDRPRAEYVVSSKVGRLLVPNEKPRGVDGEGFVVRDDLRRQWDFSRDGVLRSLEATLQRTGLDRLDVVYLHDPDDHWRQAAEEAMPTLAELRDQGVIGAIGAGMNQSAMLTRFLRETAADVVMLAGRYTLLDQSALDDVLPAALELGKSVVAVGVFNSGLLSGDWPAEGMKYDYEDAPPALVARAREISAVCSAHGTTLPAAAIAFAYTHPSIINVTLGMRNREHVTRNVELHRRQVPEDLWHDLRARGLIRPDVHGENQDEGVRDVFDRQGDRADS, from the coding sequence GTGACACATCAGTCCACCGGACGCCGGGCGATCAGGGGAACCGCTGTCGAGCTGACCGGTCTCGGCTTCGGAGCCTCCACGATCGGCAACCTCTACAAACTCACCCCGGCCGAGGACGCGGCGGCCGCGGTCGAGGCGTCGTGGCAGGCCGGCATCCGCTACTTCGACACCGCACCGCACTACGGCCTCGGCCTGTCCGAACGCCGCTTGGGCGCCGCCCTGCGGGACCGGCCGCGCGCCGAGTACGTCGTCTCCTCCAAGGTGGGCCGCCTGCTCGTACCCAACGAAAAGCCGCGCGGAGTCGACGGCGAGGGGTTCGTCGTGCGGGACGACCTGCGCAGGCAGTGGGACTTCAGCCGGGACGGGGTCCTGCGCTCGCTGGAAGCGACCTTGCAGCGAACGGGCCTCGACCGACTGGACGTCGTCTACCTCCACGACCCCGATGACCACTGGCGCCAGGCCGCCGAAGAGGCCATGCCGACCCTCGCGGAGCTGCGCGACCAGGGGGTGATCGGGGCGATCGGCGCCGGCATGAACCAGTCGGCGATGCTCACCCGGTTCCTGCGCGAGACCGCCGCCGACGTGGTGATGCTGGCCGGGCGCTACACGCTCCTGGACCAGTCGGCGCTGGACGATGTCCTGCCCGCCGCACTGGAACTGGGCAAAAGCGTGGTGGCGGTGGGTGTCTTCAATTCCGGGCTGCTGTCCGGGGACTGGCCCGCGGAGGGGATGAAGTACGACTACGAGGACGCTCCCCCCGCGTTGGTCGCCCGCGCCCGGGAGATCTCCGCGGTCTGCTCCGCGCACGGTACGACGCTTCCCGCGGCAGCCATCGCCTTCGCGTACACCCACCCCAGTATCATCAACGTCACCCTCGGCATGCGAAATCGCGAACACGTCACGCGGAACGTGGAGCTCCACCGTCGGCAGGTCCCCGAAGATCTATGGCACGACCTTCGCGCTCGGGGGCTGATCAGGCCGGACGTGCACGGGGAGAACCAGGACGAAGGAGTTCGCGATGTCTTTGACCGACAGGGCGATCGAGCGGATTCGTGA
- a CDS encoding L-fuconate dehydratase: MSLAVSPPPASARITAVDVLDVRFPTSEQLDGSDAMNPEPDYSAAYVILRTDAGDGLEGHALAFTTGRGNDVQAAAIAALAPHVMGLSVEEVCSDLGAFSRRLVHDPQLRWLGPEKGAIHMATGAVVNAAWDLAAKRAGKPVWRFLGEMSPEELVAQVDFRWLSDALTPREALEILRRAEPGRRGRTTRLLEHGYPAYTTTPGWLGYSDEKLARLAREAVADGFTHIKLKVGASLEDDVRRMRTAREAVGDSIRIAVDANQRWDITPAIDWMRALAPYHPYWIEEPTSPDDILGHAAIREALRPIKVATGEHIANRVVFKQLLQAGAVDIVQIDSARVGGVNENLAILLLAAKFDVPVCPHAGGVGLCEMVQHLSMFDYVAVSGTLKDRVIEYVDHLHEHFVDPVRIANGHYLAPSLPGVSAQMHPESLKEYSYPDGPVWSARV, from the coding sequence ATGTCCCTTGCCGTTTCCCCTCCCCCGGCATCCGCCCGCATCACCGCCGTGGACGTCCTGGACGTACGGTTCCCCACGTCCGAGCAGTTGGACGGGTCGGACGCGATGAACCCCGAACCCGACTACTCGGCCGCCTACGTGATCCTGCGCACCGACGCCGGCGACGGCCTTGAGGGCCACGCCCTGGCGTTCACCACCGGCCGTGGCAACGACGTCCAGGCCGCCGCCATCGCGGCCCTTGCCCCCCATGTGATGGGCCTGTCCGTCGAGGAGGTCTGCTCAGACCTCGGCGCCTTCTCCCGAAGACTCGTCCATGATCCCCAACTGCGCTGGCTGGGGCCGGAGAAGGGCGCCATCCACATGGCGACCGGCGCTGTCGTCAACGCCGCCTGGGATCTCGCGGCCAAGCGGGCCGGCAAGCCCGTCTGGCGCTTCCTCGGCGAGATGTCGCCCGAGGAACTCGTCGCGCAGGTCGACTTCCGCTGGCTCAGCGACGCCCTCACTCCGCGCGAGGCGCTCGAAATCCTGCGCCGCGCCGAACCCGGCCGCCGGGGGCGGACCACCCGCCTGCTGGAGCACGGCTACCCGGCCTACACGACCACCCCGGGCTGGCTCGGCTACTCCGACGAGAAGCTGGCCCGCCTCGCCCGCGAGGCCGTGGCCGACGGCTTCACCCACATCAAGCTCAAGGTCGGCGCGTCCCTGGAGGACGACGTGCGGCGCATGCGCACCGCTCGCGAGGCGGTCGGCGACTCCATCCGCATCGCCGTGGACGCCAACCAGCGCTGGGACATCACGCCCGCCATCGACTGGATGCGCGCCCTGGCGCCCTACCACCCGTACTGGATCGAGGAGCCCACCTCCCCCGACGACATCCTCGGCCATGCCGCCATCCGCGAGGCGCTGCGCCCCATCAAGGTCGCCACCGGCGAGCACATCGCCAACCGGGTCGTCTTCAAGCAGCTGCTCCAGGCTGGTGCCGTCGACATCGTGCAGATCGACTCGGCCCGGGTCGGGGGCGTCAACGAAAACCTCGCGATCCTGCTGCTGGCGGCCAAGTTCGACGTGCCGGTGTGCCCGCACGCCGGTGGGGTGGGCCTGTGCGAGATGGTGCAGCACCTGTCGATGTTCGACTACGTCGCTGTCTCCGGCACGCTCAAGGACCGGGTCATCGAGTACGTCGACCATCTCCACGAGCACTTCGTGGACCCGGTGCGCATCGCCAACGGCCACTATCTCGCTCCGAGCCTGCCGGGAGTCAGCGCGCAGATGCACCCGGAGTCGCTCAAGGAGTATTCCTACCCCGACGGCCCCGTCTGGTCCGCCCGTGTCTGA
- a CDS encoding sugar ABC transporter ATP-binding protein: MSDGEPTVSPAPAPKDDVRVPEDPPVVEATGIVKRFGPTVALRGARITIRPGETHALVGRNGAGKSTLVSILTGLQAPDEGTVTFDGDPAPRRTDREAWRSRVACVYQKSTIIPTLTVAENLYLNRHDHGHNRLISWQGVRRRAQELLSAWSVDVDPQTPAGDLGVEQRQFVEIARALSFGARFIILDEPTAQLDASAIARLFDRIRDLQRQGVTFLFISHHLQEVYEICDMVTVFRDAQHILTAPVADLPRTELVAAMTGEAAAAGRADRGSTLDPAATAALNVGDLSGDTYGGLTFQVGAGEIVGLAGAAGSGRTEVAETVVGLRTADAGRVEIAGRRPRPGSVPAALAAGAGFVPQDRHHEGFVPDMSIADNTTLSVPARLGRNGYISTRRRDRLAQGLIENLAIKTPGPNLPVSALSGGNQQKVVMARALADDPRLLVLINPTAGVDVRSKEFLLGKVEEIAATGTGVLIASDELDDLRMCDRILVMFQGRVTTEMARGWHDHDLVAAMEGVDLDA, from the coding sequence ATGAGCGACGGGGAACCAACGGTCAGCCCCGCGCCCGCGCCCAAGGACGACGTACGGGTCCCCGAGGATCCACCCGTCGTCGAGGCGACGGGCATTGTCAAACGATTCGGTCCGACGGTGGCCCTGCGCGGCGCCCGGATCACCATCAGACCCGGCGAGACGCACGCCCTGGTCGGCCGCAACGGCGCCGGCAAATCGACGCTGGTGTCCATCCTCACCGGCCTACAGGCCCCGGACGAGGGAACGGTCACCTTCGACGGCGACCCCGCGCCACGGCGAACGGACCGCGAAGCCTGGCGCAGCCGAGTGGCCTGCGTCTACCAGAAGTCGACCATCATCCCGACGCTGACCGTCGCGGAGAACCTCTATCTGAACCGGCACGACCATGGCCACAACCGGCTGATCAGCTGGCAGGGCGTGCGCCGCAGGGCGCAGGAGCTGCTGTCGGCGTGGTCGGTGGATGTCGACCCGCAGACACCGGCCGGTGATCTCGGCGTCGAGCAGCGGCAGTTCGTCGAGATCGCCCGCGCGCTGTCCTTCGGCGCCCGGTTCATCATCCTGGACGAGCCGACGGCGCAGCTCGACGCGTCGGCCATCGCTCGGCTCTTCGACCGCATCCGCGACCTGCAACGCCAGGGCGTGACCTTCCTGTTCATCAGTCACCATTTGCAGGAGGTGTACGAGATCTGCGACATGGTGACGGTGTTCCGGGACGCCCAGCACATTCTCACCGCCCCGGTCGCCGACCTGCCGCGTACCGAACTCGTCGCCGCCATGACGGGTGAGGCGGCGGCCGCCGGTCGCGCGGATCGGGGGAGCACCCTCGACCCGGCTGCCACGGCCGCGCTGAACGTAGGAGACCTGAGCGGCGACACGTACGGCGGTCTCACCTTTCAGGTCGGCGCCGGCGAGATCGTCGGGCTGGCCGGAGCGGCGGGCAGCGGACGCACCGAGGTGGCGGAGACCGTCGTGGGACTGCGGACGGCCGACGCAGGCCGGGTGGAGATCGCGGGCCGGCGGCCCCGGCCGGGCAGTGTGCCGGCCGCCTTGGCCGCCGGCGCGGGGTTCGTCCCGCAGGACCGGCATCACGAGGGCTTCGTGCCCGACATGTCGATCGCGGACAACACCACGCTGTCCGTACCCGCCAGACTCGGCCGGAACGGGTACATCAGCACCCGGCGCCGGGACCGGCTCGCGCAGGGCCTGATCGAGAACCTGGCGATCAAGACGCCCGGACCGAACCTGCCCGTTTCCGCACTGTCCGGCGGCAATCAGCAGAAGGTCGTCATGGCTCGCGCCCTGGCGGATGACCCTCGGCTGCTGGTCCTGATCAACCCCACGGCAGGTGTGGACGTGCGGTCCAAGGAGTTCCTCCTCGGCAAGGTCGAGGAGATAGCGGCGACCGGCACCGGAGTGCTCATCGCCTCCGACGAACTCGACGACCTGCGCATGTGCGACCGGATCCTGGTCATGTTCCAGGGCCGGGTGACGACAGAGATGGCCCGCGGCTGGCACGACCACGACCTCGTCGCCGCGATGGAAGGAGTGGACCTCGATGCCTGA
- a CDS encoding RbsD/FucU domain-containing protein, whose amino-acid sequence MLLTELLHPAILEALAGAGHGARVLLADGHYPASTAVGDRARTVHLNLAPGVLDVTAVLDVLLRALPVESAHVMVPPEGEPEPPVIAEYRSRLAPVPVETLDRFAFYDAARSPDLALAIVTADVRTYANLLLTIGVRPEGTLTPR is encoded by the coding sequence GTGCTCCTGACCGAACTGCTGCATCCCGCCATCCTCGAAGCGCTGGCCGGAGCCGGCCACGGCGCCCGCGTCCTGCTCGCCGACGGCCACTACCCCGCCAGTACCGCCGTCGGAGACCGGGCCAGGACCGTGCACCTCAACCTCGCGCCCGGCGTGCTGGACGTCACCGCCGTCCTCGACGTCCTGCTGCGGGCCCTGCCCGTCGAGTCGGCCCACGTGATGGTGCCGCCCGAGGGCGAGCCGGAGCCGCCGGTCATCGCCGAGTACCGCTCACGGCTGGCGCCCGTCCCCGTGGAGACCCTCGACCGCTTCGCGTTCTACGACGCCGCCCGCTCCCCCGACCTCGCACTGGCCATCGTCACCGCCGACGTCCGCACCTACGCCAACCTGCTGCTGACCATCGGCGTACGCCCTGAAGGGACCCTGACCCCGCGATGA
- a CDS encoding SDR family oxidoreductase has translation MTSFDLTGRLAVVTGASRGIGRAMARALAEAGADVIGVSASLEQHGSQVEKDVLAAGRSFEAIRADFADPVAVRDLGEELAGRERPVDILVNNAGTIRRAPAAEHRDADWELVLQVNLNAQFTLTRAVGAAMVTRGHGKIIFTASLLSFQGGINVPGYTAAKHGITGLTKALANEWAPHGINVNAIAPGYIATDNTQALRDDPVRSKAILDRVPAGRWGSADDLAGATVFLASDAATYVHGAVLPVDGGWLGR, from the coding sequence ATGACCAGCTTCGACCTGACCGGCAGGCTCGCCGTGGTGACCGGCGCCAGCCGCGGTATCGGCCGTGCCATGGCTCGCGCGCTCGCGGAGGCGGGCGCGGACGTCATCGGTGTCAGCGCCTCGCTGGAGCAGCACGGCAGCCAGGTGGAGAAGGACGTCCTCGCCGCCGGGCGCAGCTTCGAGGCGATCCGCGCCGACTTCGCCGATCCGGTGGCCGTACGGGACCTGGGCGAGGAGCTGGCGGGCCGGGAGCGACCGGTGGACATCCTGGTCAACAACGCGGGCACCATCCGCCGCGCCCCGGCAGCCGAACACCGCGACGCCGACTGGGAGTTGGTGCTCCAGGTCAACCTCAACGCGCAGTTCACGCTCACCCGGGCGGTCGGCGCGGCGATGGTGACCCGCGGCCACGGAAAGATCATCTTCACCGCGTCGCTGCTCAGTTTCCAGGGCGGCATCAACGTCCCCGGCTACACCGCCGCCAAGCACGGCATCACCGGCCTCACGAAGGCGCTCGCCAACGAATGGGCCCCGCACGGCATCAACGTCAACGCCATCGCCCCCGGTTACATCGCCACCGACAACACCCAGGCACTGCGGGACGACCCGGTACGCAGCAAGGCGATCCTGGACCGCGTCCCGGCAGGGCGCTGGGGCAGCGCCGACGATCTCGCGGGAGCCACGGTGTTCCTGGCCTCGGACGCCGCCACCTACGTCCACGGCGCCGTCCTTCCCGTCGACGGCGGATGGCTGGGCCGATGA
- a CDS encoding amidohydrolase family protein — protein sequence MSDTRKLIDSHHHVWNLGHHPQPWLDEPGHEAIRRNFSPHKLRSAATRTIAGRRLEQTVVVQCVTSVPETRDLLALAHSDPLIGAVVGWADLTSASIGDVLDDLRGGPDGRYLRALRHLVQGETDPGWLQQASVERGLRAVQDRGLAYDVLVRSHQLPQAIRLAERLPGLALVLDHAGKPSVARGELDDWERGIRLLARHTQVRCKVSGLITEADHARWTIADIRPVWDVLLSAFGPDRLMFGSDWPVCLLAGGWNHWACAVEELLLDCSASETEAILAGTATAFYGLTPDRRDTPCS from the coding sequence GTGTCTGACACACGGAAGCTCATCGATTCCCACCACCACGTCTGGAACCTCGGCCACCACCCGCAGCCCTGGCTGGACGAGCCGGGACACGAGGCGATCCGCCGCAACTTCAGTCCGCACAAGCTCCGTTCGGCGGCTACCCGGACGATCGCCGGGCGGCGGCTGGAGCAGACGGTCGTGGTGCAGTGCGTGACCTCGGTGCCCGAAACCCGCGACCTGCTCGCCCTGGCCCACAGCGACCCGCTCATCGGCGCCGTCGTCGGCTGGGCGGATCTGACCTCTGCCTCGATCGGCGACGTTCTGGACGACTTGCGCGGCGGCCCCGACGGCCGGTACCTGCGGGCCCTGCGCCACCTCGTCCAGGGCGAGACCGATCCCGGCTGGCTGCAACAGGCCTCCGTTGAGCGGGGGTTACGGGCGGTGCAGGACCGTGGACTCGCCTACGACGTACTGGTCCGCAGCCATCAGCTCCCTCAGGCGATCCGCCTGGCCGAACGCCTTCCCGGCCTGGCGCTGGTCCTGGACCACGCCGGCAAACCGTCCGTCGCTCGCGGTGAACTGGACGACTGGGAGCGGGGGATACGGCTGCTGGCCAGGCACACCCAGGTCAGGTGCAAGGTGTCCGGTCTGATCACGGAGGCCGACCACGCGAGGTGGACGATCGCCGACATCCGCCCGGTGTGGGACGTCCTGCTCTCCGCCTTCGGCCCCGACCGGCTGATGTTCGGTTCGGACTGGCCGGTCTGCCTCCTCGCCGGCGGCTGGAACCACTGGGCCTGCGCCGTCGAGGAACTCCTGCTCGACTGCTCGGCAAGCGAGACCGAGGCGATCCTCGCCGGCACCGCGACCGCCTTCTACGGACTCACACCCGACCGGAGAGACACCCCGTGCTCCTGA